A window from Heteronotia binoei isolate CCM8104 ecotype False Entrance Well chromosome 15, APGP_CSIRO_Hbin_v1, whole genome shotgun sequence encodes these proteins:
- the LOC132584018 gene encoding semaphorin-6A-like, whose translation MSTCIALGKSEDGCHNFIKVLIKRNDDTLFICGTDAFSPSCRNYKMDTLEIEGEEIKGRGKCPYNPKDSNVALFAGGYLYSGTTSDIRSTEPLIFRSLGDTPNLRTDKHNSQWLKEPNFIHVVDYGNYMYFFFREVAIEACDTGQLIVSRVARICKNDMGGNTAFLDELWTSFLKARLNCFVPSILNFYFNELQAVTDVVHINGHDVVFATFTTSEHSIPGSAVCAYDMLELDKVFSGRFKEQLSPFSIWTPVPGDQVPTPRPVSCAGSEPLEEYTSSNDFPDDILNFMKDYHLMDEGISSTESQPWFLRTKAKYQLTKIAVDVSAGPKENWIVVFLGSQTGMLLKVMDTSGENAFLSNSVFLEEMNVYNPEKCQYNGQHEKTIVNMRLDKPSGALYVAFRHCIIKVPLGRCDLHGKCKKACIASRDPYCGWVQESEECKYLAPGDGHEFEQDIEHGNVNDMDGC comes from the exons ATGAGCACATGCATTGCATTAGGGAAATCTGAG gaTGGATGTCATAACTTTATTAAGGTCCTTATAAAAAGAAATGATGATACATTATTTATTTGTGGGACTGATGCTTTTAGTCCTTCCTGTAGGAACTATAAG ATGGATACTCTTGAAATTGAGGGAGAAGAGATCAAAGGAAGGGGCAAGTGCCCCTATAATCCCAAGGACAGCAATGTTGCATTGTTTGCAG GTGGGTATCTGTATTCTGGTACCACGTCAGACATCAGGTCCACAGAGCCACTCATTTTCCGGAGTCTTGGAGACACCCCGAATCTGCGGACAGATAAACACAATTCACAGTGGTTGAAAG AGCCTAACTTCATCCATGTGGTGGATTATGGCAATTATATGTACTTCTTCTTTCGAGAAGTAGCAATTGAAGCCTGTGACACCGGACAG CTTATCGTATCAAGAGTAGCCCGGATCTGCAAGAATGACATGGGTGGAAATACAGCATTTCTAGATGAATTGTGGACTTCTTTCCTAAAGGCACGGTTGAATTGCTTCGTTCCTTCCATTTTAAACTTCTATTTTAACGAGCTACAGGCAGTAACAGATGTCGTCCATATCAATGGTCATGATGTGGTCTTTGCAACCTTTACAACCTCTGAACACAG CATCCCCGGCTCTGCTGTTTGCGCTTATGATATGCTTGAGCTTGACAAGGTGTTCTCCGGAAGGTTCAAAGAACAGCTATCCCCATTCTCAATATGGACTCCAGTTCCTGGTGATCAGGTGCCTACACCCAG GCCTGTTTCCTGTGCTGGCTCTGAACCCCTTGAAGAGTACACGTCCTCTAATGATTTTCCAGATGACATTCTGAATTTTATGAAAGACTATCATCTCATGGATGAAGGCATATCATCAACAGAATCTCAACCATGGTTTCTGCGGACAAAGGCCAA GTACCAGCTCACCAAAATTGCTGTCGATGTTTCTGCGGGACCCAAAGAGAACTGGATTGTGGTTTTCCTTGGATCACAGACGGGAATGCTTTTGAAGGTTATGGACACATCAGGAGAGAATGCTTTCCTAAGTAACAGTGTTTTCCTGGAGGAGATGAATGTTTATAATCCTGAAAA GTGCCAATATAATGGTCAGCATGAAAAAACAATTGTGAACATGCGATTGGACAAGCCATCTGGTGCCCTTTATGTGGCATTCAGACACTGTATAATAAAGGTGCCATTGGGAAGGTGTGACCTTCATGGCAAGTGCAAGAA GGCTTGCATAGCTTCTCGAGATCCATACTGTGGATGGGTGCAGGAAAGTGAGGAATGCAAATATCTCGCACCTGGAGATGG TCATGAATTTGAGCAGGACATTGAGCATGGAAATGTAAATGACATGGATGGCTGTTAA